The DNA region TCAAAAAAATTTCTCATTAATTCCCGAAGAGGCATCTCAATCTTCAAAGAAATTCGGTCATCACCAAAATTCTCCGAATTTTTTATCTGGCCTTCGTGTTCAAAAACGAGCGACATCAAATTATTTAGAAAGTCAGACGGAACGATAATCTGAACATCGGCCCACGGTTCCAAAACCCTGTCTATCAAATGTTCCGGCGGAAAAAGTGAGGGAGAATAAATTTCTTTTTGTTCGCCGTCTCTAGTTTTTATCTGGTATTTAACAGTCGGCGAGCCGATAACAATATTAAGACCAAACTCTCTTCTTACACGTTCAGTAGCAATCTCAAGATGAAGCATGCCCAAAAAACCACACCTAAACCCACGTCCCAGGACACCCGAAGATTCTTCTTCAAAATCCAAAGACGAGTCAGAAAGTTTCAGTTTTTGGAGAGATCTTTTTAGTTCATCAAAATCATCCTGGCTTTCCGGATAAATTGAGGACCAAACTACCGGCTGGGGTTTTTGGTAACCCGGTAAGGGGGGCAAATTGTCGCCAACAAAAACAACTGTGTCGCCAACCGAAGCCACACCCGGCTCTTTTATACCTGTCACGACATAACCGATTTCACCGGCTCTCAAAAAATCTTTTGGTCTTTCCTCTGGGGAAAAAATGCCGACCTCCAAAGCTGAAAAGTTTTTACCGGATACTTTAAAATTAAGTTGGTCACCCTTCTTGACTTCCCCACCAACAACCCGCACATAAACCACTACACCCTTGTGGCTGGAATACTGAAAATCAAAAATTAAAGCGCGAAAATTGTTTCCCCCTTCTACTTTCGGAGGAGGTATTTTTTCAACAATTGAATTAAGTAGATTTTCCACGCCCTCACCGGTCTTTCCGGAAACTTCTAAGATTTCTTCTTCTACACATTTCAAAAGAGTGGTGATTTCCTTTTTGACTTCAGAAATTCTGGCAAGCGGAGAATCTATTTTGCTGACTGCCGGAATTATCTTTAGCCCCAAGGATTGCGCCATATCAAGGGTTGTAAGTGTCTGGGCTTGCACCCCTTGTGTTGCATCCACTAAAAGAATCGCGCCCTCAACCGCTTTAAGTGCTCGCGAAACTTCATAGGCAAAATCAATATGGCCGGGGGTATCAATAAGGTTTAGGGTATAGGGTTTGGCGTCTAGGGTATAGTGCATTCGCACTGGGGTCATCTTAATTGTAATCCCCCGTTCGCGCTCAAGCTCCATGGCGTCTAAAACCTGCTCTTTCATTTTCCTTTTTTCAACCGTATTGGTAAATTCCAAAAACCGGTCGGCCAAAGTGGACTTTCCATGATCAATATGAGCAATAATACAAAAATTTCTTATGTTGCTGTTGTTCATTTTTAATTTAAGAGAAGGTTATGTGATTTCTGAATCCGAACGGATAACCTTTGTGCCCCAAAACCGCTTGTGAAAATTCGCCCAGATTTCCTTAATCTCCTTATTATTGAGAACGAGCAGAATCAAAATACCGCAGATGATCCCCAAAAGTCCAGCGAAAAATCCTTGAGAAAAAATCCCAAGCAGAGTGTTTTGGTCTAAAATCGGCGCAAGAAACTGCAGGCCAAGATAAGCGGCAAAGCCCGCAATGATAGACGCAGAGAAACTTTGGAAAAAAACTCTAGAAATTTTGTTAGTGGACTGACCAAAATCAGACTTAAACAAAATCCAAAACATTAAGCTGTTCAAAAGCATTCCCAAAGAAAAGCCAAGAGGTAACATCAAAACAACGACACCTTCAAGACCGCCGACTCTAAATAGAGACTCAATGAAAAAACGGAAAATTTCAACATTTTGAAAAAGCTTTATCAACCCAAAACTTGAGACAACAATCGTTACAGCCGAAATGGAATTTAAAATTAAGGGTTTTTTTGTCATACCAGCAGCATAATACCCTCGAGTAAAAAGAAGGTTCAATCCCTGGGATACAACCGAGACAGAAAATATAGCCAAAGCGGCGGCGGTTAATCTGGTATCCGACCAACTGAATTCGCCAGTGCCAAAGAGAGTTCTGACAATTTGAGCCCGAAGAACAATAAATAAAACCGCAATCGGCATTGACCAGAAAATTATGTGTTTAGCGGCAGTAGTAATCTGGTCGACAAACTTCAGCCGTTCACCGTTAGCGAAAAACCGCGCCAAGGTCGGAAAGGCGGCCAGAGAATAACTAACTCCGATAATTGAAAGTGGGACCGACTGCAAATTGAGAGACAAGTTGAAAATTGCGATTGAACCAAAAGCCAAAAGTGAAGCGAAAGAAAAAAGAAAAAGCAAAGCCAAATGATTGACACTTAGAGCAAAAGTCCTCGGCGCTGAAAGAATTATGACTCTTTTCAGGTCTGGCCACAGCCAAAAATAAGTCGGCTTTGGCAACAGCCCAATCTTTATGACAAAGGGTATTTGAATCGCAAGGTGTCCAAATGCGCCAATAATAACGCCAAAAGCGACTCCAACCACCCCCCACGACGGAACAAAGACAAAAATTCCCAGAATAATTCCGAGGTTATAAACAATCGGACTTAGAGCGTAAAGCAAAAACCTCCGATGGACCTGCACGATACTCGCTAAAAGATTTGAGAAACCGAGAAAAATCGGAGACAAAAGAAGAATTCTAGTCAACAATAAAAGATCGTGAAGTTCGTCTCCGGCAAACCCGGGAAAAATCTTGCCTAAAATCTTCGGAGCTAGAAAAAAGACCGCAGAACAAATTAAAATTATTGCTAGAAAAAAGAAAGTGAAGACGCTGTCTAAAAACTTCCGGCTTTCTTCTTTTTTTTCTAACTTCTCAACCAAAACCGGAATTAAAATAGAAACAGAAACTAGCGAAGCGACGGAAACAAAAAGAAAGTCAGGAATTCTAAAGGCGGCATAATACAAATCAAGTTCAAGGCCGGCACCAAAGTTGTGAGCCAAAAGTCGGTCCCTCAATAAACCGAGAATTTGAGAAAGCAGAGCAAAAAAACCAAGCAAATAAGCGGCCTGATGAAGGCCGTTTGATTCCCTATGAATAAAATCCCAAATACCTTTTACCATTTTATTCTTGAATTGGCAGGCCGTCCCGTTCTTCTGGAGGCGCTACAGAAAATTCTTCGGAGTTGGTTTCAAAGGGCTCGTTTCCTTCTTGTAAATTGGAGATAATAAACTTAATCTCTTCGTTTGAAGGAAAACTCTGTTCAAGAATCCTGAAGTGTTCCAGGGCTTTAGCCGTGTCTCCAAGTTGAGCCAAGCTTAGACCAAGAAAATATCGGGCATTTGCGTATTGAGGTTCAAGCGAAATCGCAACATTAAGAGCTTCTTTGGCATTCTCAAAATTATTGTTTTGATAATTTAAAAGCCCAAGCTGGAAATAACCAGAAGGTTCTTGGGGTGAAAAACCTATAGCTTCCGAAACAGACACTATCGCGTCGTCTAAGTCGCCACGTGCCGCCTTAATTCTAGAAAGCAGAAAAATCGCTTCGCTATAATTTGGCTTTTTATCCAAAGCACTTGAAACATAATTTTCAGCTTCTTCCAAGGCGCCAAGAGAAATATTCAAGCGAGCTAGCATCAAATCCAAAAATGGATTCTGTCGGTCAAAGACTATGGCACTCTGGTACGAGAGGCGCGCGTTTTCGTAATGTTCCGAAGAGTTATCAGCATCAAAAGAAGCCAGAAATTCATAAAAGCCGGCCAGATTAATCCAATTTTCAAAATTTTTCCTGTTGTAGATTACCGAGAGTTCGGCATTATTGCGAGCCGAGTCAATCAGTCGGCGAAAATGCTCTACATCCTTATCGGTCGGATTACTAACTTCTTGCGCCATCTGTGAAGCTTCTAAAATAAAAAATTCGGAGAGATGCCGACGGAAAATATCATTCCCAGAAATTTTAACCGATCTTTCAAGCAAAACACCGGATTGTGCGATTTTACCTGAAGACAGCTCCAAGACTCCTTTTTGAAAATTGGAAGCGGCGAGGGTTTTTTGAATTACTAAAACTGCAGTTGCCAAAGCAAGAGCGGCAAATATCGACAAGATGATCAAACTGATTGACTTGTTTTTTCGTCCAGCAGAAGAAGACAGGTCAAGACAGAAAGATTTTGGAATCTCATCTTTAAAAATTGAAGTCAGAAACAAACCAGAAAAAAAAGCAGTCATTATAAATAAGGCCGGTCCTACAGGATAAAAAATTGCAGAAAGCCACAAAAAACCGCTCGCGAAAAACAAAGTTACAGAGAGCCAGTCTTCCTTGTTGTTCCAAACTTTCTTCACGCCTAGCCAAAAAAATAAAAATAGGAAAGACATCCAAGTCAAAAGACCAAGAGAGCCAGTGGTAACGGCAAAAGTCGGCAAAAGTCCGACACCGTTATGAAATTCAGCATTCCAAAAAGCAGTCAGATTTACTTCAGACGGTTTCCATTGTCGCCACTGAAAAAGAAAACTGTTTGGACCGGAACCCAGCAAAAAACTTTTAAAATCAGAGCGGAGCGTATGTAAAAAAACTTCCTTGGTGGAACTCCAGGACGGCTTTACGTCAAGATAATTGATTCCCAAAGACGTCTGGACATTCTGTCCAACAAAACCGCCAATCAAAAAAAGCAGGGCGATAAAAAATAGAGCTAAAATTGAAATCTTGGAAACGCTTTTTTTAGATAAAAACCTCTCCTTTGTCACCCCATCAACTAAAGTTGTTGCTGATTTTTTATCGCTTACGGGAGATTTGAAAAAATAAAAAACTAAGAAAAGGATTACAAAAAACGTGGTCAAAAGCCAAACAATCGATATATTTATCAAAAAAATAAACAAGAGACCGATAAAAAGTGTGGCTATAGCCAATTTACTACCAAGACCGTGAAGATTTTTAAGGATTGTCTCTAGAAGCACCAAAGAGATAATGACCGATAGGCCGGCAAAAAATCCGATCTCATTCCAATTACCAACCGGGGTTGATGTTTTTTGACTAAAAGTCTTAAAGCCAAGAAATTCAAGGCCTGGGATAAGAAGAAGAATCTGATAAATAAACAACAAAAGACAAACCAAAAGAACAGAAAAAATTACTTGCGGTATTTTTTTTCTGTCTCTAAAAAAGAAGAAGGATAGAAAAAATACAGACCAAAAGAGAAAAATAAAAATAAAAGTTCCGGACTCAAAACCGTAACCGGAAAAAGAAAGAGAAAAATGCGCACTAAAGAGCGAAGAGAATAAAAAAACCGCGAGAGAGAATATTGGGATGATAAAAATCGGATGAAAAGGTATGACAAGTTTAACCTTATTTCTCATTAAATAGACAAGAAGCGCTAGTGCAGAAAAAGCAACACCTAAAGACAGGACCAGGGCTTTGACAAAAAAAAGCGGCACGATATTAAGAGGTGCAAAAGATATTGGCAGTAAAATAACCGAAAATAAAAGGACCAGAGAAGGAATTTCCAAAGATTTTTGATTTTCTACAGCTCTCTCCATATTGTTTATTTTAACAGAAAAAAGACAAATGAAAAACGCTTCGGTTAACCGAAGCGTTTTTCATTTTTGGTTTTGCATCTATAAGCCGAATTCTGTATCCCGCCCCAGTTTTGATTTTTAGAAAATTCTATCAACCAAAACTGGGGCAGAACGATAGCTATTTATCTGGTCCCGATGTTGCCATCAGGATCTAGCGGCACTTCTACCAATTTTGCCCGCCGTAGGTGGTGCAAAATTAGCAGACACGGCCTTGCACGCGGGTAAGGATTTAGCCGTTTCACTTCCCGCATTACTGCGGAAACTCGCCCAGTCCCAGTTTTGAATAATCAAAAAATTAATCACTCAAAACTGGAACTGGGCGGCTCGCTCCTTTCGGAACTCGCCGTCTCTGCTCGCACCTCTTGGATTGCTCCAGACGGGTGTTACCCGCTACCTTTTTCCGCTCAAAGGCGGAATGCGTGTTCGGACTTTCCTCACTCTGATTAAAATCAAAGCGCAACTATCCAACACAAAACTATTTAGATTATATCATAAATATCTAAAAAAAGACAGCAAATCAAGGTAAATAATTTAAAAGTTCCGACAAATCATAGCCAGCGTTGTTTAATCCGACCAAAGAAACTGTTACGGTTTTTCCCGCTTGAAGAAGTGATTTGGTGGTTTGCCAGCGCCACGCTTGAACACAAGCATTTTGTTCATCTTCATTGCTACAAGTGCCGTCAGGTGGAAAATTAACAAGATGAATCGCTCGGCCACCAGCGGCAATAACTTCATCCTCGCTGAAAAAGTTCTTATTCCCTTCTCTAGCAATCCAGGCACGCTCCAAGGCCACCACGCTGTAACCCAAAAGATGACTTTGTTCCCTTCTGAAAATAGATTCGACAAATGGCTCAACGCCTCGACTTCTTAGATAAGAAAAATTAACTGACAGGGCCGAAGATCCGTTGGGCAAATTGCCAGTCCAGTCATGTCCGAGTCCAATAAAACCAGAACTTACTATGGGGCCGTACCAACGATTAAGGAAACTCCCCTCACAATGTTCGAAAACATAATAAGGGTAATCGGGATCTTCGGGAAAAACATCACACCTCGGAAAACCGATGTATCCGTACAACTTCATTCCGTGCTGATTCGCATAGGATCTTAAAACACTAAAATTTGTAAGACCGGGAACCCTTTGTCCGCCCAATTCTATTTGCTCGAAAAGCATGGTTGAATGCGGACCATTCGGCAAATAAGGCACATCCGGCCAAGCGCCACCGATATTGTGGAACCATAAATCAAAAGTGTTTTAACCAAGAATTTGCCTTATAGGTTCAATCCGGCTGGTGAAAGCGTTCCAACCGGTACTATCGCTGTAAACGGTTTGCGAAATTTTTCCTCTCTCCGGCGCACTTTCGTTTGAAAATCCGACAGGCTGAAAGTTTATCAGTCGTTTAAATGGAGGAGGCGGAGGTGGTGGCGGAGGTGGGGGTGGTGGCCCCGGCGGTGGCGGTGGAGGTGGTGGCCCCGGCAGTGGCGGTGGAGGTGGTGGTGGATTAAAAGCCAGAGGAGGAACAGGGGGAGAGGGAGAATCATATGTCCTTGGAAAGGGGGTGGTCGGTTGTCTATACTGGTCTCGACGCAGAAGGATAGAGAGAAGAGAAGGTGGTAGGGGTTCATCAGAAGGAGTGGTTATTCTATCAAACTCATCGTTTATCTTTGAGATGATGTCTGGGTCGGAGGCAAAGAGGATAAGCCAGGAAGAGACGGCGATTATGAGAAAGCCGTAGAGAGAGATTTTTTCTCTTCTGTTGACTCCAGGTTTTGAAATAGCTCCGGTTGAGAGATACTCAATCGCATTCACGATTAACATCAGGACGGCGACAAGTCCGGAGAGAAGCAGAAAGATATTGAAAGTATCTAGGTTTAGGGTGTAGGTTTCGGGTTGGGCGGAAGAAATATCTGGCGCAGATAAGAGAAGAAATAATAGTGAAATAAAAAAAAGTGTTTTTTTATCTGTCTTGGATGTTTCAAAAAATTAGAAAAGATTAAAATAAGAAAATTTCAAAGTAAAAGGCAGAAATAGTTTAAAAATAACTCCCCCCTTAAAAGTCGTCCCGCCTTTGATCAAAGTTTTGACCGTGTCACTGCCCTCTCCTGGATCCCCCGGATCAACATACGGTACAGCAATCGTAAAAGACACCCACTGTTCGGAACTGGAAGTAAAAATATCAGGATCTTCTGTCTGAATTTCTCTGTGGCGTGTCGCCACAGATGTATCAACACCTGTATTAAAAGAAGTTGGCGATAAATACAAGAAATCCGTGTAATTAGCCGGCGGAGCAGAAACCCTGTGATCGCCATTAACATTCAAATCTCTTGAAACAGTCGCGATCCAAAGATATTTTCTTGAAGAGAGAGCGTTGTGAGAGGGCGGATTGGTATTGGTGCCGTCTCCGCCGAGCCCCGTCGCAGTCGGCGTCCCTCCTCTGTCAATAGCAAAAGATATATGTGTACTCTCTTCGCTCGCCGAAGTGGTGATGGTCAAATCATCAGCACTTCCACCATCAGCTATTTTGTAAAGTATGGCGCCCTTGACGGTATTGGTACCAGAATTTACTTCTTCATCTAAAAGAATCCAATCATTTGTATCGTAACCAGAGAGTGTCGGATTGTTGCCGTGAACAGAAAATACAACTAAAAGTAATTGTCCAGTTTTAACCCCAGCTGGCAAACGAATCGCATGGCTAGTGGTATCTCCTCCGGAACGACCCCAATTTCTGGCTCTAATGGTTGGAAAACCTTCAGTTGCGTCAATAAGATAGGTAACATGAACTGCGCCGCCGCGACCAGTTCTTTGGGTTGAAGTGTTGCTACCACCACCTGAACCATAATATCTGTGATTTTCCACTCCAGCACCACCAGAACCGCCGCCACCGAAATAATTACCGCCGCCGTTTGGTCCGGACGAGCCGGCGCCTTCCGTTCCGCCTCCACCACCACCGGATTTTCCGGAAGTTCCTTGATTACCGTTTCCACCATCAAAACCAAAGTCCCCTATTCCGGCGCTAGCTTTGCCTCCACCACCACCATTTGTTCCGCCACCAAAACCACCCTGCGCATCAAGATATTTTGTGCCACCTCTCTCTACCGTTGTACTAGCCCCATTGTTCCCGCCAGCAGCACCTCCGGACCCAACCGTTATCGTATATTCTTGTGCAGCTTCAACAACCATAGTGGTTGACATAAAAGCTCCGCCACCACCAGCTCCGGCATTTTGAGAACCACCGCCACCACCAGCCCAACCTTCAAAAGTTACTTCCGTAACTCCGGACGGCACTGTAAAAGTGCCGTTTGAAGTAAATGTTTCCACTCGCAGATGTCTTAAAGTCTCGGCTTCAGTAAAAAGTTTTGAGTAGGAAAAAATCGCAGTCAAAACAAAGACTGTGATTAGAGTAAAAATAATTTTTCTTTTGAAACTTTTTTGAGACTTCATAAGTCTTTTTGAAAAATCGGAATTTATAACTCTTCTTCTAAATCTAGCTCTGTTTCTGGTTCACCCTCAACAATCTCATTTTCCGGGCCCGCCCCAACACTAACTTTCTCTTCGTTTTCTTCACTACCGGTCTCTTCTTTTGATCCAATCTCATCCGCTTTGAAATCACCTTTGTTATCCGAGCCAACTTGATCATCCGGATAATCAACACTACCACCACCACTTTTGAAAATTTGACATTCGCCCGGTGCTGAATTTACAACTCCACTGTTTATAGACAAACAATACGGCTCGCCGGTTATTGTATCGAATAAAGTTATACCTGCCGGATTTTCTCGGTTGCCGACCGTCAACTTTTCGGCAATCAAATTTTTGAAATAGGCAAATCCATCCTGGATTTTAACACCAAGCATTTCAAAGTTGGTAAGAATATAATCAAAACCAAAACCGCCGGCATTTCCACCCTTTACAAAAGCTTCCAGATCAGAAATTCTTTTTTCCAAATTCAAATCACCCTCACCAAAATAAAAGGTGTTGTTATTTATAAAAGTCATAATCTTACCGACTTCCCCATTAGAAGAAGGTGTGAAATCTTCAAGCGCAACACCAACAACTCGGCCGGGTTTTGTGGCTTTCATCCCAATCCCAAGTCTTGATGACGAGGTGATGTAATCTCCGGCTTTTATCGGGCCGTTTTCGTCTGAAACCTTAACCGGCACCCGACCCATAACCCCAACCGGTATGTCATTTGTCTCTTCAATCCGGTAAGCTGTCGGGCTTTTGGATAGCGTACCAATAATACCCGGTTTTGTTGAATAAACGCCCACTAAATTTGCCTGATAAACACCGTAAGATTTTTCAACCTTGCCGGGTTCCAGCTTTGAAGCCACAACAATATCCCCCGGCTCGTATTCGGTCTTTAAACCAACAACAGTAAAAGCTTCGGCGTAGTCGGCCGGATTTGTAAGCGAGCCGTCAATTGCCACGTCGCCGTCGGAATCAACAGTAAATTTACGATTTATGACATCTCCGGTTGTCGTCGCAATTGTAAAAAGATAGGTATTGGCATTTGGCTGATTTGAGACAATTGTAAAATCTGCATCTGGAGTAGAAGTACCAACTCCAACTCGGACTACGTTGCCAGTTGCGCTTGTTTCAAAAACAATGTTACCAGCTGTTGCCGTACCAATATGAGTAGTGCCGTTATCCAAAACTGAAAACAAAGTGGTTGAAGCATTATTAACCAACTCAAAAATTCTATTCGTGCCAGTACCGACCCCCCAGACCGTGAGCTTGCTGTAAGGTGTTGTCGTGCCAATTCCGACATTACCACCAAAATATGATTTGGTTGTACCACCAGTATAAATAGCAAAACGATTATTACCCCGAACAATCTCGTCTAT from Candidatus Paceibacterota bacterium includes:
- the lepA gene encoding translation elongation factor 4; translation: MNNSNIRNFCIIAHIDHGKSTLADRFLEFTNTVEKRKMKEQVLDAMELERERGITIKMTPVRMHYTLDAKPYTLNLIDTPGHIDFAYEVSRALKAVEGAILLVDATQGVQAQTLTTLDMAQSLGLKIIPAVSKIDSPLARISEVKKEITTLLKCVEEEILEVSGKTGEGVENLLNSIVEKIPPPKVEGGNNFRALIFDFQYSSHKGVVVYVRVVGGEVKKGDQLNFKVSGKNFSALEVGIFSPEERPKDFLRAGEIGYVVTGIKEPGVASVGDTVVFVGDNLPPLPGYQKPQPVVWSSIYPESQDDFDELKRSLQKLKLSDSSLDFEEESSGVLGRGFRCGFLGMLHLEIATERVRREFGLNIVIGSPTVKYQIKTRDGEQKEIYSPSLFPPEHLIDRVLEPWADVQIIVPSDFLNNLMSLVFEHEGQIKNSENFGDDRISLKIEMPLRELMRNFFDKVKSQTSGFASFSYNLKDLRLANIVKLEILVAGESVPAFTKIVSERALTKEAEQAVEKLYKILPRQLFTLKIQAQAKGRIISSREVSALKKNVTGHLYGGDITRKRKLWEKQKKGKKKLQSMGKVNIPQEIFLKMLKE
- a CDS encoding lipid II flippase MurJ → MVKGIWDFIHRESNGLHQAAYLLGFFALLSQILGLLRDRLLAHNFGAGLELDLYYAAFRIPDFLFVSVASLVSVSILIPVLVEKLEKKEESRKFLDSVFTFFFLAIILICSAVFFLAPKILGKIFPGFAGDELHDLLLLTRILLLSPIFLGFSNLLASIVQVHRRFLLYALSPIVYNLGIILGIFVFVPSWGVVGVAFGVIIGAFGHLAIQIPFVIKIGLLPKPTYFWLWPDLKRVIILSAPRTFALSVNHLALLFLFSFASLLAFGSIAIFNLSLNLQSVPLSIIGVSYSLAAFPTLARFFANGERLKFVDQITTAAKHIIFWSMPIAVLFIVLRAQIVRTLFGTGEFSWSDTRLTAAALAIFSVSVVSQGLNLLFTRGYYAAGMTKKPLILNSISAVTIVVSSFGLIKLFQNVEIFRFFIESLFRVGGLEGVVVLMLPLGFSLGMLLNSLMFWILFKSDFGQSTNKISRVFFQSFSASIIAGFAAYLGLQFLAPILDQNTLLGIFSQGFFAGLLGIICGILILLVLNNKEIKEIWANFHKRFWGTKVIRSDSEIT
- a CDS encoding tetratricopeptide repeat protein translates to MERAVENQKSLEIPSLVLLFSVILLPISFAPLNIVPLFFVKALVLSLGVAFSALALLVYLMRNKVKLVIPFHPIFIIPIFSLAVFLFSSLFSAHFSLSFSGYGFESGTFIFIFLFWSVFFLSFFFFRDRKKIPQVIFSVLLVCLLLFIYQILLLIPGLEFLGFKTFSQKTSTPVGNWNEIGFFAGLSVIISLVLLETILKNLHGLGSKLAIATLFIGLLFIFLINISIVWLLTTFFVILFLVFYFFKSPVSDKKSATTLVDGVTKERFLSKKSVSKISILALFFIALLFLIGGFVGQNVQTSLGINYLDVKPSWSSTKEVFLHTLRSDFKSFLLGSGPNSFLFQWRQWKPSEVNLTAFWNAEFHNGVGLLPTFAVTTGSLGLLTWMSFLFLFFWLGVKKVWNNKEDWLSVTLFFASGFLWLSAIFYPVGPALFIMTAFFSGLFLTSIFKDEIPKSFCLDLSSSAGRKNKSISLIILSIFAALALATAVLVIQKTLAASNFQKGVLELSSGKIAQSGVLLERSVKISGNDIFRRHLSEFFILEASQMAQEVSNPTDKDVEHFRRLIDSARNNAELSVIYNRKNFENWINLAGFYEFLASFDADNSSEHYENARLSYQSAIVFDRQNPFLDLMLARLNISLGALEEAENYVSSALDKKPNYSEAIFLLSRIKAARGDLDDAIVSVSEAIGFSPQEPSGYFQLGLLNYQNNNFENAKEALNVAISLEPQYANARYFLGLSLAQLGDTAKALEHFRILEQSFPSNEEIKFIISNLQEGNEPFETNSEEFSVAPPEERDGLPIQE